The following coding sequences lie in one Pectobacterium sp. A5351 genomic window:
- the recB gene encoding exodeoxyribonuclease V subunit beta, protein MTSAAPQSLDVMTLPLLGERLIEASAGTGKTYTLATLYLRLLLGLGKQAAYPRPLLVEEILVVTFTEAATEELRERIRARIHALRIACLRKSAQGKEAEKHKDASLAQLLAEISDHRDAADVLLAAERQMDEAAIYTIHGFCQRMLSTNAFESGVLFEQVLIEDEQPLRRQACADFWRRYCYPLPVEVARIVGLEWKGPENLLADLAPYLHGEAPAFRLPPEEDETLLSRHEKIVATIDAYKQRWLASAAELEALISASGVDKRSYSSKHLPNWLQKVTLWAEQPTLDYQLPKDLVRFAQQTLIEKTKKGEPPVHALFEETERLLETPLSLRDLVIVRALSAIRESVREEKRQRAELGFDDLLSRLDIALQQPGGEQLASAIRERYPVAMIDEFQDTDPQQYRIFRTLYVRQPQCGLLLIGDPKQAIYAFRGADIFTYMHARGEVAAHYTLGTNWRSSHQMVRGVNRLFERLDHPFIFHNIPFLPVKPADSKRGLVFEVAGQPQPALQFWLTGSEPIGIGDYQQQMARQCAAQIRDWLAASQRHEAWLVSDDSRRLVKASDMSVLVRSRREASLIRDALSRLSIPSVYLSNRDSVFSTPEASDMLWLLQAVLAPEQERTLRSAMATALMGLDAEQVDALGQSEATWDALVDEFAGYRTLWRQKGVLPMLRALMSQHQLAENLLASADGERRITDILHIGELLQDASATLDSEHALVRWLSQQIVQPNPQAENQQLRLESDRHLVQIVTIHKSKGLEYPLVWLPFISNFRVQDQGIYHDRESYQAVLDLQNHEESQTLAEEERLAEDLRLLYVALTRSIYYCSVGVAPVQRSRKKDGSSDMHQSALGYLLQRGKEAEAATLVSELEGMVGDGVALTPLQATETQRWQPDRPELAELQARHIERQLRDGWRVTSYSGLQQHGTTSAQDLVPRLDIEAIGERQETDEAQLTPHTFPRGASPGTFLHSLFETLDFTQPVDDGWLAEQLQLQGFEAHWHPVLKVWMDTLLHTPLNNQGMTLSALDNTDKQAELQFYIPIDAPIHAAQLDRLAKHHDPLSARCPALSFQQVKGMLKGFIDLVFRWEGRYYLLDYKSNWLGPDASAYTQTAMMQSMAEHRYDLQYQLYTLALHRYLRHRIADYVYERHFGGVFYLFLRGVEESHPGNGIFACRPSADFVFGLDTLFKGKMPDDADTGIPS, encoded by the coding sequence ATGACAAGTGCCGCGCCGCAATCATTAGACGTCATGACGTTACCGCTCCTGGGGGAGCGGCTGATTGAGGCGTCGGCCGGAACAGGGAAAACCTATACGCTGGCTACGCTGTATCTGCGCCTGTTGCTGGGGCTGGGTAAGCAAGCCGCGTATCCACGTCCGCTACTGGTCGAGGAAATTCTGGTTGTGACCTTTACGGAGGCCGCGACCGAAGAGCTGCGGGAGCGTATTCGTGCCAGAATTCACGCCTTGCGTATCGCCTGCCTGCGTAAAAGCGCGCAGGGGAAGGAGGCGGAAAAGCATAAAGATGCTTCGCTCGCGCAACTGCTGGCGGAGATTTCGGACCATCGCGATGCGGCTGATGTATTGCTGGCGGCTGAACGGCAAATGGATGAGGCGGCGATCTACACGATCCACGGTTTCTGCCAGCGTATGCTCAGTACCAATGCGTTTGAATCCGGCGTGCTTTTTGAACAAGTGCTGATAGAAGATGAGCAGCCGTTGCGCCGTCAGGCCTGCGCCGATTTTTGGCGTCGTTATTGCTATCCGCTGCCGGTAGAGGTCGCCCGTATTGTCGGTCTGGAGTGGAAAGGGCCAGAAAACCTGCTGGCCGATCTGGCTCCTTATCTGCACGGTGAAGCGCCTGCGTTTCGCTTGCCGCCAGAAGAAGACGAAACGTTGCTGAGTCGACATGAGAAAATCGTGGCGACGATCGATGCGTACAAACAACGCTGGCTGGCGTCAGCAGCGGAGCTGGAAGCGTTGATTAGCGCTTCTGGCGTCGATAAGCGCAGCTACAGCAGCAAGCATCTTCCCAACTGGTTACAGAAAGTCACGCTGTGGGCAGAGCAGCCGACGCTGGATTATCAACTGCCGAAAGATCTGGTGAGATTTGCCCAGCAAACGCTAATCGAGAAGACGAAGAAAGGTGAACCACCTGTTCATGCCCTGTTTGAGGAGACTGAGCGGCTGCTTGAAACGCCGCTATCGCTGCGTGATTTGGTGATTGTGCGTGCGCTGTCAGCGATCCGGGAGTCGGTGCGTGAGGAGAAACGACAGCGTGCGGAGCTGGGATTTGACGATCTGCTGAGTCGTCTGGATATTGCGTTGCAGCAGCCGGGGGGAGAGCAGCTTGCCAGCGCCATTCGCGAGCGCTATCCGGTAGCAATGATTGATGAGTTTCAGGATACCGACCCCCAGCAGTACCGTATTTTCCGAACGTTGTACGTCAGGCAGCCGCAGTGTGGTCTGCTGTTGATCGGTGATCCTAAACAGGCTATTTATGCATTTCGCGGCGCGGATATTTTTACCTATATGCACGCGCGCGGAGAAGTGGCTGCACATTATACGCTGGGCACGAACTGGCGTTCGTCGCATCAGATGGTGCGTGGCGTTAATCGTTTGTTTGAGCGCCTCGACCATCCTTTTATTTTCCACAATATCCCTTTCCTGCCGGTCAAGCCTGCCGACTCTAAACGCGGCCTGGTGTTTGAGGTTGCCGGGCAGCCTCAGCCTGCGTTGCAATTCTGGCTAACGGGCTCAGAACCGATCGGCATAGGGGATTATCAGCAGCAGATGGCGCGCCAGTGTGCGGCGCAGATTCGTGACTGGCTGGCGGCCAGCCAGCGTCATGAAGCCTGGTTGGTCAGCGATGATTCACGGCGTTTGGTCAAAGCCTCCGACATGAGTGTGCTGGTGCGCAGCCGGCGTGAAGCCTCGCTGATTCGTGATGCACTGAGCCGTTTGTCGATTCCCTCGGTGTATCTGTCCAATCGCGACAGCGTGTTTAGCACGCCAGAAGCCAGCGATATGTTGTGGCTGTTGCAGGCGGTGCTGGCACCGGAGCAGGAGCGCACGTTACGCAGTGCAATGGCGACGGCGCTGATGGGGCTAGATGCCGAACAGGTTGATGCGTTAGGGCAAAGCGAAGCAACATGGGATGCGCTGGTGGATGAGTTTGCCGGTTATCGCACGCTGTGGCGTCAGAAAGGCGTACTGCCGATGCTGCGTGCGCTAATGAGCCAACATCAATTGGCGGAAAACCTGCTGGCGAGCGCGGACGGGGAGCGCCGCATTACCGATATCCTGCATATCGGTGAGTTATTGCAGGATGCCTCGGCAACGCTCGATAGCGAACATGCGCTGGTGCGCTGGCTATCGCAACAGATTGTCCAGCCGAATCCGCAGGCCGAGAATCAGCAGCTACGTCTGGAAAGTGACCGTCATTTGGTGCAGATCGTCACGATCCATAAATCGAAAGGATTGGAATACCCGCTAGTGTGGCTGCCTTTCATCAGTAATTTCCGCGTGCAGGATCAGGGCATTTATCACGATCGCGAGAGCTATCAGGCCGTATTGGATCTGCAAAATCATGAGGAAAGTCAGACGTTGGCGGAAGAAGAGCGGCTGGCGGAAGATTTACGTTTGCTGTATGTCGCGCTAACCCGCTCTATTTACTACTGTAGCGTAGGCGTTGCGCCTGTTCAGCGGTCACGTAAGAAAGACGGCAGCAGTGATATGCACCAGAGCGCGCTGGGCTATTTACTCCAGCGCGGTAAAGAAGCTGAGGCTGCCACGTTAGTCAGCGAGCTGGAGGGCATGGTCGGGGACGGTGTTGCATTGACACCGCTACAGGCGACGGAAACGCAGCGCTGGCAGCCGGATAGACCAGAGTTGGCAGAGCTACAGGCTCGTCATATTGAGCGCCAATTGCGCGACGGCTGGCGAGTCACCAGTTATTCGGGACTTCAGCAGCATGGCACCACAAGTGCGCAGGATCTGGTGCCGCGTCTGGATATCGAAGCGATAGGCGAGCGTCAGGAAACGGATGAAGCCCAACTGACACCGCATACGTTCCCGCGCGGCGCAAGTCCGGGGACGTTTTTGCATAGCCTGTTTGAAACGCTGGATTTCACCCAGCCTGTTGATGATGGCTGGCTAGCCGAGCAGTTGCAGCTACAGGGATTTGAAGCGCACTGGCATCCGGTGTTGAAGGTGTGGATGGATACGCTTTTGCATACGCCGCTTAACAATCAAGGGATGACACTGTCGGCGCTGGATAACACAGATAAGCAGGCTGAATTACAGTTCTATATACCAATTGATGCTCCAATACATGCGGCGCAGCTCGACCGGTTGGCAAAGCATCACGATCCGCTATCCGCGCGGTGTCCGGCGCTCTCTTTTCAGCAGGTGAAAGGCATGCTGAAAGGATTTATCGATCTGGTGTTCCGCTGGGAAGGGCGCTATTACCTGCTGGACTACAAATCCAATTGGCTCGGCCCTGATGCCAGTGCGTACACCCAAACGGCCATGATGCAGTCGATGGCCGAACACCGCTATGACCTGCAATACCAGCTCTATACGCTGGCTTTGCATCGCTATCTCCGTCACCGCATTGCGGATTATGTCTATGAGCGCCACTTTGGCGGCGTGTTTTATCTGTTTTTACGCGGCGTTGAGGAATCTCACCCCGGCAATGGCATCTTTGCTTGCCGCCCCTCTGCTGACTTTGTTTTTGGGCTTGATACGCTCTTCAAGGGAAAGATGCCTGACGATGCTGATACAGGAATTCCCTCATGA
- the ptrA gene encoding pitrilysin: protein MRKQWVWITGWFLLFTFWLPASWAETGWQPLAQTIRKSEKDPRQYQAIKLDNGMTVLLVSDPQAPKSLASLALPIGSLDDPDNQLGLAHYLEHMVLMGSKRYPEPEALSEFLKKHGGSHNASTASYRTAFYLEVENDALRPAVDRMADAIAEPLLDPVNADRERNAVNAELTMARSRDGHRIAQVGAETLNPAHPSARFSGGNLETLSDKPGSKLHDELVKFYQKYYSANLMKGVIYSNQPLPELAKLAADTFGRIANHNASVPAVTVPVTTEKQRGVMIHYVPAQPRKQLRIEFRVSDSSQEFRSKTDTYISYLIGNRSQNTLSDWLQKEGLVESIGAGSSPIIDRNGGMFAISASLTDKGLAQRDEVIAAIFRYLQEIRTEGIQQRYFDEIARVLDLDFRYPSISRDMDYIEWLVDTMLRVPVEHTLDAQYVADRYDPKAIAARLDEMTPQNARVWVISPNEPHNKVAYFVDAPYEMDKIPSATFAKWKTLGQKMSLSLPTINPYIPDDFSLIKADKSITKPTLLLNQPGLRVLYMPSHYFADEPKAEITLFLRNQEARSTARNQVLFALNDYLAGLALDELSYQASVGGISFSTRSNDGLVISADGYTQHLPRLLLTLADGYASFTSTEAQLEQAKSWYLQQLDAVEKSKAFEQAIQPIQAVSQLPYFERGERRKLLKDIHLQDVINYRNDLLQKATPEMLVVGNLTPESVTELATTLKAHLKAKGENLSRSDDVKVSKPQLANLQRPGSSTDSALAAVYVPTGYAETQSMAYSSVLGQIVQPWFYSQLRTEEQLGYAVFAFPMSLGRQMGIGFLLQSNSKQPAYLYQRYEDFYLKAQKRLREMSEEEFAQYKQGVMNELNQRPQTLGEEASRLRKDVDRENFAFDSREKLLEQIKPLTVAQLADFFQQALKPEGLAVLSQVSGSHHGKADYAAPKGWHTYADASSLQKTLPREKAPAMIPAPAAQPAADTAASDAVGKVAAQ from the coding sequence ATGCGTAAACAGTGGGTCTGGATTACCGGGTGGTTTCTTTTATTCACATTCTGGCTTCCGGCGAGTTGGGCAGAGACGGGCTGGCAGCCGCTGGCTCAGACCATTCGAAAAAGCGAAAAAGATCCGCGGCAATATCAGGCGATCAAACTGGATAACGGCATGACCGTTCTGCTGGTTTCCGATCCGCAGGCACCCAAATCGTTGGCATCACTGGCGCTGCCTATTGGTTCGCTGGACGATCCTGATAACCAACTGGGGTTAGCGCACTACCTTGAACACATGGTGCTGATGGGATCAAAACGTTACCCTGAGCCAGAAGCGCTGTCTGAGTTTTTGAAAAAGCATGGTGGCAGCCACAACGCCAGCACGGCGTCTTACCGCACGGCGTTTTATCTGGAAGTCGAAAATGATGCGTTGCGGCCCGCTGTAGATCGGATGGCCGATGCGATTGCGGAGCCGCTACTCGATCCGGTGAATGCCGATCGTGAGCGTAACGCGGTCAATGCGGAATTAACGATGGCGCGTTCGCGTGACGGTCATCGCATCGCGCAGGTAGGCGCAGAGACGCTGAACCCAGCACACCCGAGCGCGCGTTTTTCGGGGGGGAATCTTGAAACCCTGAGCGATAAGCCTGGCAGCAAACTGCATGATGAACTGGTGAAGTTCTACCAGAAATACTACTCGGCCAACCTGATGAAAGGGGTGATTTACAGCAATCAACCTCTCCCTGAACTGGCAAAACTGGCGGCCGATACCTTCGGGCGCATTGCCAATCACAACGCCAGCGTTCCTGCGGTTACCGTTCCTGTCACGACGGAGAAGCAGCGTGGCGTGATGATTCACTATGTCCCTGCGCAACCGAGAAAACAGCTGCGTATTGAATTTCGCGTCAGCGATAGTAGCCAGGAATTTCGCAGCAAGACGGATACCTACATTAGCTATCTGATCGGCAACCGCAGCCAGAATACGCTTTCTGATTGGTTGCAAAAGGAAGGGCTGGTTGAGTCTATCGGTGCGGGTTCTTCACCGATTATCGACCGTAACGGCGGCATGTTCGCTATTTCAGCCTCGCTGACCGATAAAGGTTTGGCACAGCGTGACGAGGTGATTGCGGCCATCTTCCGTTACCTGCAAGAAATCCGCACCGAGGGGATTCAGCAACGTTATTTTGATGAGATCGCACGCGTCCTGGATCTGGATTTCCGCTATCCGTCCATCAGCCGGGACATGGACTACATCGAATGGCTGGTGGATACCATGCTGCGCGTGCCAGTCGAACACACGCTGGATGCGCAGTATGTTGCGGATCGCTACGATCCGAAGGCCATTGCTGCACGTTTAGACGAGATGACGCCGCAGAACGCGCGCGTTTGGGTTATCAGCCCGAATGAACCGCATAATAAAGTGGCCTACTTTGTCGATGCGCCGTACGAGATGGATAAAATTCCGTCAGCAACATTCGCAAAATGGAAAACGCTGGGGCAAAAAATGTCGCTGTCGTTGCCAACGATCAACCCTTATATCCCGGATGATTTTTCTCTGATCAAAGCGGATAAATCGATAACCAAGCCGACGCTTCTGCTGAATCAGCCGGGGCTGCGCGTGCTGTATATGCCAAGCCACTATTTCGCCGATGAGCCGAAAGCAGAAATCACCCTGTTCCTGCGTAATCAGGAAGCGCGCAGTACCGCACGGAATCAGGTGTTGTTCGCGTTAAATGACTATCTGGCGGGGCTGGCGTTGGATGAACTCAGCTATCAGGCCTCAGTTGGTGGCATTAGCTTCTCCACTCGCAGTAATGATGGTCTGGTAATTAGCGCCGATGGCTATACCCAGCATTTGCCACGATTGCTACTGACACTGGCGGATGGCTATGCCTCCTTTACGTCGACGGAAGCGCAATTGGAGCAGGCAAAGTCCTGGTACTTGCAGCAGTTGGATGCAGTCGAAAAATCAAAAGCCTTTGAACAAGCCATACAGCCGATTCAGGCGGTATCGCAACTGCCTTACTTCGAACGCGGCGAACGACGTAAGTTGCTGAAAGATATTCACTTACAGGATGTGATTAATTATCGCAACGATCTGCTGCAAAAAGCCACGCCGGAAATGCTGGTCGTCGGTAATCTGACACCGGAGAGCGTGACCGAGTTAGCGACGACGCTGAAAGCGCATCTGAAGGCGAAGGGTGAAAATCTGTCACGCAGCGATGATGTCAAAGTCAGCAAGCCACAGCTCGCTAATCTACAGCGCCCAGGCAGCAGCACGGATTCTGCGCTAGCGGCAGTGTATGTGCCAACGGGTTACGCGGAAACGCAAAGCATGGCGTATAGCTCGGTGCTGGGGCAGATCGTTCAGCCTTGGTTCTATAGCCAACTGAGAACGGAAGAGCAGTTGGGCTATGCGGTGTTTGCTTTCCCGATGTCGCTTGGCCGACAGATGGGCATCGGCTTCCTGCTACAAAGCAACAGCAAACAGCCTGCTTATCTGTATCAGCGCTATGAAGATTTTTACCTGAAAGCGCAAAAACGACTGCGTGAAATGAGTGAAGAAGAGTTCGCACAGTATAAACAAGGTGTGATGAATGAACTGAATCAACGTCCGCAGACATTGGGTGAAGAAGCCAGCCGACTGCGTAAGGATGTGGATCGGGAAAACTTTGCTTTTGACTCGCGGGAGAAACTGCTCGAACAAATCAAACCGCTGACAGTGGCGCAACTGGCCGATTTCTTCCAGCAGGCGCTGAAGCCTGAGGGGCTGGCCGTATTGTCGCAGGTTTCCGGCAGCCATCATGGTAAAGCTGACTATGCCGCACCGAAAGGATGGCATACCTACGCGGACGCCTCTTCATTGCAGAAAACGTTACCGCGTGAGAAAGCGCCTGCGATGATCCCTGCGCCAGCCGCACAGCCCGCAGCGGATACTGCGGCATCGGACGCTGTCGGTAAGGTTGCAGCACAATGA